Within Hydra vulgaris chromosome 02, alternate assembly HydraT2T_AEP, the genomic segment ACAATTTGATAATTTAGATCTGTCAGCTGTCGCTGTTATCATTggatgaaaaataaagtttcttggtaaagttaaatttatattttgtgacACAAAATCTTCCATGATTTCAATAGatgattttaagttatttactttatgaaTAGTTTTAGAAGAGCTCTAAAAATCAGAGCGCTCAGACCCTCTAAACCCAACAACAAACCATTCTTCAGTTGAGACGCTACTATTATCAATGTTATAATCAGTTTCATTGTTGAATTTtcctctcttttttttattgattctcaattttttttttcttctttttctttttttctttttaatcccaattttaataaattatctcTCCCACCTATTCCTCCACATTTGAGAGCTGCAAACAAGGCAATATCTTCTTCTGCATCTTTACATGATCTggtttttttgaatcttttcaATTTGGAgaactgatataaaaaaaatatcatcaattatttttttgaaatcttgaaCAAGTAAAcctttctttaaaagttttttacatttagacTTAGCAAGCTTTCTCCATTTATCATGAAGGTTTAGAATACtttcaacaatatatttttcCTGCTTGCAAGGCATATCAGCTTTATCCCAAAATACTATAccagtttttattgttaatttagcAGCTTACTATAATTTTGAAATGTcgcttttattatttaattcttttttatatttggaaaaaacttgaaatgtaTTCTTCATCACTTTTAAGTGATACCTTAACAAACAAAAgcagaaattaaattaaaggacattattttcatatataaaaaaaagtgtgtaaTATAccaattgaaatttgaaaaattttaaaaatacataaacctAAAAAACTTGTAGACATCGCGAGTAGTAGGCAGAGAACTGCTATTAATATCTTCAAGCGGGTATCCAACTAACCAAATTTCACCTGATGATTTCAATGCCTTTgtgtgtttcttttttattaactcgACCAGATTGTTTTTTGCcgatttatatttcttttgtataagagatgtcatttttaaaatgaattaaaacttttatgactAATAGAAaagtatttacaattaaaacatGAGGAttgaattttaactttaaaacgaATGCAAAAGTTTCTATAGATGTagaactaattaatttttttataacgatACTTCaattagtattataatataaatttattcactAACggctatttaaaaattgtaaatttttttacaaagaataaataatatttttatactttactgTCATTTTAAATAGCAGTTATAtcttgttttaacaatttgttaaaatacaaACTGTGATAAGCATATTGTTTAGTATAAAGCCTTATTCAGTATTTTAAGCAcgtttttttgagaataaaaagTCACTGCACTACGAAACAATCTTTAAGTgtgataacattaaaaaaacatgcgcgaattttgtttgtttatataaaaaaaacaattaaaatacacCATTATTTGTAAGTATTTAactgaacaaattaaaaaaaggaacagATGTAATGAAAAATCTGTTTATGTCGTCATTCAAATAATTCAGACCTAAAATGAAATTCGGCAGAACTTAGAGCTATGCTGCGTAAAcactttcaaaacaaaaaatgtttcttatagtaaaaagttttcttatagTAAACAATATTTGATGCAGACACAAGTAAAATTGactcttaaaaatttatgaGATACTGTggcctaccctaatatatatatatatatatatatatatatatatatacatatatatatatatatatatatatatatatatatatatatatatatatatatatatatatatatatatatatatatatatatatatatatatatatatatatatatatatatatatatatatgtaaattatgttagtgtattttacaaatagagcgctcaatgttcttaaagaacagagcaataataaactagtaaaaaacacttatctaacttttttcttcaactttaagtttcactatttcaacatatatatatatatatatatatatatatatatatatatatatatatatatatatatatatatatatatatatatatatatatatatatatatatatacagcgccTGGCAAAAATGTTGAAAGCCAAAActgcaaagaaacattttatatagagaaaaattttcaacaccttttcaaaatgtaaaaacaaactttagcgtatataacaaatacttttacattttctagtaatttttctttttaatatcaaagttTACTTATAAGAGAAGACATTGGTAAGATAAAATAACTACTTTATTACTGgtgataaactttaaaattaaaaaaactaataattgtGCAAGGAGACATCTTGCCCCAGCCGTGGGGCAAGATGCTCTAAAGAGTTCATCTTGCCccaaacttttaaaacagttgttaaaaataactatcagttaaaataaaagctattaatagttttttataaaaactctttacattttattaaaataactgaaatataAACACTGCAATTATTCCAACTTtcaatggtttaaaaaatgtgcGATCTAAAGGTTGCATCTTGTGTGTACAATGAGGTGGAAGGGTTATGAGATGGATCCCATTGTCATGACAAAAGTTAATGGCCTCAAGTGTTTTGTGACTGCGATGAGCATCAAGTACAATTAATTGCTCATTAGTTTTAGATGCATGAGTCACAGCAACAAAATGTGTTAACCATTCAATGAATAAAGATGAATCAGTCCATCCACTGGAGCTAACTCTAATAATTGAGCCTGAAGGTGCACCAACAGCCAGCCTATCAGTCATTCGCCTatgaagaaatataaataaggGTGGGACATAAGTGCCACTTGCACTCATTGCACACACAACTGTCACAGTACCACTAGTTATTTTCGAAACTTGTCGTCTGCCTTACGTTGCAATTATTTTTCCTGGCTTATGCACATTTGTGATTCCAGTTTCATCCATATTCCAGAGCTGTTTGGCTGAAAACTAATGTTTCTCAAATAATGAGTTGTATActgaaaaaaactgatttacttttgatttattgaaGCCAATGGCTCTGCTTATACTGGTGGCTTGTGGAGTTTGAATAGAAAGTTGTGGATTGCGAGACATGAATCCTTGCAGCCAATCCACTCCTACcatttttaactctttattaaAAGGATTATCGATTCCCATTTGTTTAGCAAAATCATATGCTAGGCAACGCACATCTATTGTTGTCAAGCCAAATAATGCTGTTTCCATAATCTCAACTTGTGTAACAATCTTTAATTCAAATTCTTTACTAAAAACAGGAAATTTTCCACCCAGAGACAAACCACCAGCTACTTTTACTTTTCCATCTCGATGAcgttgtaatgtttttttattattactaaattcTGATGCAACATTCTTTAGACTGCAGCCCATCTTTATTACATCTAATTCTGACTTTATTCTATCATTTGTTGCACTTCTCTGTGTTTTTCGCACATAATTTTTCAccattatttgtaatatttaaatatgtatctaaagaaatattaaaaccttaacattttaattatacaaacatacaaacacatacacaatattttataattattcaatACATTATTATTTCATACATTACATAACATCTATAAATTAACTCTCTTTGAGTTAAATAAGAACTTACTAAAGTTACATGTACATACAAAATTACTCAAGATTATTAACAATAACACGATGttgcaattattaatatgataTTGCATGCTAAACACAGatctttttagtaaaaattgtattatgcacatgtaataatatataaagttgtATTAATACAACTTCATTCAGCTGAATGCGTTgcatatttgtaaaagttttacaaatatgtATTGAGTTGCAGCAATAGCATGTGATACAGCTTCATTTTACTTAGCATATACATTATAacatttacttaatatataaaattattttaaaaagctatttataaatatgtataatagtTATCAACATATAAACCAACATATAAACCAACATATAAACATTGTCAATAACTAAattagtaaatgtttttatgttctAAACACACTTTAAAAATGGTAGAAATTCCGTAAAACCACGACGCAAGAAGCCCTTTGAGGGCATTTTACCCCACGAAACCGAGGACATCTTGCCTCATCTGTAGTGAGTACaagtttaatacaaataaaattaattttattgctaagttataaaatttcttgACTATATATTATTGTGGGATAAATTATCTATAAAACAACACATTTCTTACCTTAATCGCATAAGTATTGCTAATCcaataaacattcaaaattaGAAGCAACTTACTAACAAAATACTCCAAAAAGTAATATACCGATTTAAACCTCACCTACCAgcaatgttaaaaacattttatattccacgattttgttttaactttatgaaTAGTATTATAGAGGGACAAAACATTACCGTTCTATGATACTCTCACATAAGCAAAAAGACTTCTTGCCCCACGGGTCATCTTGCCCCACCCTACCCTAATTGAGActtgaaagttgtaattaagaaacgtaagatgtaatttagaatatgaaagttgtaaataagaaatcgtaagatgtaattgagaagataaaagttgtaattgagaaaattataaagaatacaaagttctttgtattttgaattttgtagttgtttgtttttgttttttttgtttgtttttttttcttttttcttttttatataaaaataaaataataaaattacaatgaaacttttacgttacacaaagaatatatataaaacagacaggggctcaaagaagatacggatgactggtgtcaccacaatcttttcatagagcccctttacaataacaattaaagcCCACATGGCTTTagtaaatttacaataaaatattttttctaaaaaatactaCGTGAagaataaaacttaataacataatttacaataacatttaataacatttaaagccCACATGACTTTagtaaatttacaataaaatattttttctgaaaaatactAGGTGAAGAATAAAAACTCATATATACATCCTCATAtctacacatacacatacacaaacacatatacaaacatacttGCAgacacatatataaacatactcGCATATACATCAGAAGTTTAGGAGATGCAATTTCATTTGTCGTTTAAAAGAGGAAGTGcttttcaaatcttttatattgttattttttaattgattccataatgaCGGACCTTGGTTAATAATTGAGAATTTTGACACTTGTGATTTTACTCTGCTCAATTGATAGTTATGGTTGCTATTTGACCGaagattatatttttgtgaaaacgccaatgtaaaaatatcagaaaatacTTTTGGCAGCaagttattcttatatttatgcataaatattaatatttgaagcgaattaagttttgatatatttaacaCATTCATGTATTTCATTACAGAGGAAGGGTtttctaatctttttaaatagttaaccGCTTTACATGCGTGGTTTTGAAGCCTCTGTAAtcttattaatttagttttgtctGTGTTAGCCCAAACAATATTAGCGTAAGAGAGGTGACAATGAACGAGACTAAAGTAAAGCTTTTTGCGTGATTTATAATCAAGAAAGGCCctagatttatataatacaCTTATAGCAGATAATATTTTTGCTTCAATAAGACTAATATGTTTTTTCCATGATAGATTTTCGTCAAATATTACTCCCAAAAACCTTGTATAATTTAGtcgatttatttcatttttattaattgacaGTTTTGGCAACTTTAACGGAAGATTAGTtgattgtcttattttatggaagagagtaaaacttgtttttttacaatttaatgatAACTTATTAGCTATAAACCATTGGTTAAAGCTTTCCAGTTCAGTGTTCATTGTTtcgaacaatatttttacatcagaATTGTTGtagaataaatttgtatcgtctgcataCATAATTGACGATATTTTATGAGAAGCTTTATTCATATcattaacatatattaaaaataataaaggtccCAAGATCGATCCCTGTGGGACTCCGTAATCAATATCAAGAGCTCCTGACTCCTCCAGGATAACAaactgttttctattaaaaagataacttttaaCCCACTTATATGTTAGGCCTTTAATGCCGTAATGCTTTAACTTTGAAAGCAAAATTCCGTAATCAACGGTATTGAATGCCTTAGAGAGATCGATAAATACTCCAAGTACTTGTTCCCCTTTATCAAAGCACATAGATATTTTATTGGAAAGTTCAATAATAGCGTGTTCAGTAGAGCAGTACCTCTGAAATCCaatttgatttttgtataaaagcgTATTTAATGTCATGTAAtcataaattctattaaaaattacccttttaaatatttttgaaaagacagGGAGTAGTAATATAGGGCGGTAATTGGAAACAGAAGAACaatcaccatttttaaaaactgggtgaattttagctaattttaatttatcaggaAATATACTATTCTCAAATGAAAatgctattaaataaaataatggtttacttATACTATCCATAACATAGATAGCTACATTACTAGTAATGTCGTCATATCCACATGACTTGTTACGCTTTAGTTCAAATAGCGCTTTGTTAAACtcgtgtttatttatttttttattagatatgcTAGTCGTGGGTTTATCTACCAAGTATTCATCAAACACTTTAGTCGACTGAACAATATTAGATGCAACAGAGGCGCctacattaacaaaataattgttaaattcttgacatatatttttttcacttgttatagttttgttgttaataattaCTTGTTTTGGTAAGTAAGAGAGTATCTTTTTCTCTCTTCCAGTTACTTCATTTATAATAGACCAAGTTTTCTTGATATCAAACTTGTTTTTATCCAGCTGGTTAGAATAGTACTTTATTTTAGcttgttttaagttatttaatatactttgtaaTTTAAGGGtggaaataataatataatatcaataaaatataaagagtCATGAAAAAGACATTTGAGGTTTAGGCGGTAACTGGAAAAATTCTATTGGGTGTcaattaaaactttcttttatttttgtttgtgaaaaatttaattgagaTTTCagatgaataataaataaaacacaaataatttatttacatgaaaatttaaaatttaaattttaacaacgTCATTAAAAATCATCGCAATATTCAGTTAAGCACCAACTTGgacgtcttccatatttaaaattgttgcgTAATGCGTGGTCGTATGTTGTACACGCGCTTTGTACACACGATTGTACACATACAATAATggcattattatattttttgccGCAGTAACAGTTCTCTCTAAATACTGCATTTGTTGTTCCATAATCCCATCACCAAAAACAGGTggaatgcaaaaatatttttaacgttaatttttattttggaccAGATAGCTTTCACTGGGTTTAACATTGGGCTGTAGGGTCCTAGTCGTAACAACTGAGCCGGCGAATTTTCAAACACGAGTATATCATCAAGCAAGAGTATATATGCTAAACTTGAAGAAGATCCATCATAGGAAGTGACTCAAAAATTGATTGCGAGGTTTGATGTTAACAGACAGACAGAGATGAGGAGGTAATAAAAGCATTGGGAAAACAAAAGAGATTCAGTGTTATTAATGATTTAACTACCCATTCACACGATTCAAAATGCGACTATAAGGTTTAAAGAATGATACAATAGCATTTGGAAATGAAAGATAATGTTAttctaaaactcattttaaattgagaaaaaagcGTGCTTCAAAATGCATCAacgatgtttaaaaaaacagtacaTTCGCAACTCGAAATATTAAATCGCGTgtcaattcctttttttttaagtttggtAAAATTATATAACGCACCATAGTGTACTCATTATTAAATGAACTGTATACtactttaaatgctttttaaggttttcttttaaataatcgcaagaaataatatctttatagatcaaaatatatttttattaataaacacacTTTTGTAAGTAACAAATCCTGACGATCATGAGAGTACAACCCTGATATATATgtcatgtttgttttaaatagtgCAAAACCCGGTACAAGTTTTTTATACCCATACTGTATTAGCAAAACAACGACGTTCAATTAAAACATGCATGATGataattaaaacaatcatggtttccaattaaaacatttagcgCATGTGCATattagattttcattaaaacatgtAGCGAAATTCTGTTTGCCAAAATACGCgaaaatttgttttgagattGGTCGttgatt encodes:
- the LOC136076230 gene encoding uncharacterized protein LOC136076230, which gives rise to MSASGTYVPPLFIFLHRRMTDRLAVGAPSGSIIRVSSSGWTDSSLFIEWLTHFVAVTHASKTNEQLIVLDAHRSHKTLEAINFCHDNGIHLITLPPHCTHKMQPLDRTFFKPLKVGIIAVFIFQLF